A genome region from Streptomyces antimycoticus includes the following:
- a CDS encoding response regulator: protein MTIRILVADDQHLVRAGFRMVLSAESDMEVVAEAADGASALSLARETRPDVCLVDIRMPPPDGLEVTRRLAGGGHPGAPKVVVVTTFDLDEYVYTALSNGASGFLLKDAGPALLTEAVRAAVRGDAMVAPQITLRLLQHFTKARRRGASEPADPLTDREEEVIQGIARGLTNPEIAAELYIAPSTVKTHLGSVQAKLGLRNRVEVAAWAFRTGRAE, encoded by the coding sequence ATGACCATACGCATCCTGGTCGCGGACGATCAGCACCTGGTGCGGGCCGGGTTCCGCATGGTGCTGTCGGCCGAGTCCGACATGGAGGTGGTGGCCGAGGCCGCCGACGGGGCCTCGGCCCTGTCACTGGCCCGTGAGACACGGCCGGACGTGTGCCTCGTGGACATCCGGATGCCCCCGCCCGACGGTCTGGAGGTCACCCGCCGACTGGCCGGCGGTGGTCATCCCGGAGCGCCGAAAGTGGTCGTGGTCACCACCTTCGACCTCGACGAATATGTGTATACCGCGCTGTCGAACGGAGCGTCGGGCTTCCTCCTCAAGGACGCCGGTCCGGCACTGCTGACCGAGGCGGTCCGCGCGGCCGTCCGCGGGGACGCCATGGTCGCCCCGCAGATCACCCTCCGTCTGCTGCAGCACTTCACCAAGGCGCGGCGACGTGGCGCATCCGAGCCGGCCGATCCGCTGACCGACCGCGAGGAGGAGGTCATCCAGGGCATCGCCCGCGGACTGACCAACCCGGAGATCGCCGCCGAGCTGTACATCGCGCCCAGCACGGTCAAGACCCATCTGGGGTCGGTCCAGGCGAAGCTGGGCCTGCGCAACAGGGTCGAGGTCGCGGCCTGGGCGTTCCGCACGGGGCGTGCCGAATAG
- a CDS encoding ABC transporter ATP-binding protein, whose amino-acid sequence MHANLPPSAPESYAAHATDLTKVYGTGDTRVVALDGVTVGFVRSQFTAIMGPSGSGKSTLMHCMAGLDSLSFGSVRLGDTEIGSLNDRQLTRLRRDRIGFVFQAFNLLPTLSAVENITLPMDIAGRKPERAWLESIIQTVGLADRLDHRPGQLSGGQQQRVAVARALAGRPDIVFADEPTGNLDSRSGAEILEFLRGSTSALGQTVVMVTHDPAAASYADRVVFLADGRIVDELHAPTAEAVLERMGRLTPAHQV is encoded by the coding sequence ATGCACGCAAACCTGCCCCCTTCCGCCCCGGAGAGCTACGCGGCCCACGCCACCGACCTGACCAAGGTCTACGGCACGGGGGACACCCGTGTGGTGGCCCTCGACGGGGTCACGGTCGGCTTCGTCCGGAGCCAGTTCACCGCGATCATGGGTCCGTCCGGGTCGGGGAAGTCCACCCTGATGCACTGCATGGCCGGTCTGGACTCGCTGTCCTTCGGGTCGGTCCGCCTCGGCGACACGGAGATCGGCTCCCTGAACGACCGTCAGCTCACCCGGCTGCGCCGCGACCGCATCGGCTTCGTCTTCCAGGCGTTCAACCTGCTGCCCACCCTGAGCGCCGTGGAGAACATCACCCTCCCCATGGACATCGCCGGCCGTAAGCCGGAACGGGCCTGGCTGGAGAGCATCATCCAGACCGTCGGCCTGGCCGACCGGCTCGACCACCGGCCCGGCCAGCTCTCCGGCGGCCAGCAGCAGCGCGTCGCCGTCGCCCGCGCGCTGGCCGGGCGGCCTGACATCGTCTTCGCCGACGAGCCCACGGGCAACCTGGACTCCCGTAGTGGCGCGGAGATCCTCGAGTTCCTGCGCGGCTCCACGAGCGCGCTGGGCCAGACCGTCGTCATGGTCACCCACGACCCCGCCGCCGCCTCCTACGCGGACCGCGTTGTCTTCCTGGCCGACGGGCGCATCGTCGACGAACTCCACGCGCCCACCGCCGAGGCCGTCCTGGAGCGCATGGGCCGCCTGACGCCGGCGCACCAGGTCTGA